Within the Rhizobium grahamii genome, the region GCGTCCCGTACTTCGCGCCGTCGGTGACGATATCAGCCTTGGAGACGTTGACGTAGGGAGCCAGCAGCGAAACGCTGGCATAGCCATCGAGCGCCTGGTTCTGCATCTCCTGGAAGGCATCGATGAAGCCCGGACGGCAATCGGGATAGATGAAATGGTCGCCGCCATGCACGGCCACGGCAACCGCATCCGCCTTTTGCGCGGCTGCCAGCCCGAAGGCGATGGCCAGCATGATGGCGTTGCGGTTCGGCACCACGGTCGCCTTCATCGTCTCCTCGGCATAGTGGCCATCAGGCACATCGACATCGTCGGTCAACGCCGATCCTGTCAGATGCCGTCCAATGGTGCGGATGTCGATGATCTGATGCGGCACGCCGAGCCGCTTGGCGCAAACAGTGGCGAAGTCCAGTTCCTTGCGGTGTCTCTGTCCGTAATCGAAGGAAAGCAGGCCGATAAGTTGATGTTCCGCTGCAACCCTGTGGGCGAGCGAAATGGAGTCCAATCCGCCGGAGCAGATGACGATCGTCTTCATGATGAGGATCCCTTGTTTTGACCGGGTGGGCTGCGACCGGTATTTCCTGCGGGTCTTCTAGGCCAAACTGGCCCCGTTGTGAATAGCCGTCGGACTCCCCATATCGAATCCATGACCTGACGGCCCGGCCGGCCGAAGCCACTGGCGTTTGAATTCGGCTCGTTTATGGTTGCGTCCATCGATTCTATCGCGGGGGAGTTTCATGGTTCTGGGCGGCTTTGATATCGTCGTTATCGCTCTGGTCATCTTCGTCATCCTGGTGCTGTTTGCCGGGATCAAGACGGTGCCGCAGGGCTATCGCTACACGATCGAGCGCTTCGGCCGCTACACCCGCACGCTGGAGCCCGGCCTCAACCTGATCACCCCCTTCATCGAGCGCGTCGGCGGCAAAATGAACGTCATGGAACAGGTTCTGAACGTGCCGACCCAGGAAGTCATTACCAAGGACAATGCCTCGGTTTCCGCCGACGCCGTCGCCTTCTACCAGATCCTCAATGCCGCC harbors:
- the queC gene encoding 7-cyano-7-deazaguanine synthase QueC: MKTIVICSGGLDSISLAHRVAAEHQLIGLLSFDYGQRHRKELDFATVCAKRLGVPHQIIDIRTIGRHLTGSALTDDVDVPDGHYAEETMKATVVPNRNAIMLAIAFGLAAAQKADAVAVAVHGGDHFIYPDCRPGFIDAFQEMQNQALDGYASVSLLAPYVNVSKADIVTDGAKYGTPFAETWSCYKGGTRHCGRCGTCVERREAFHLAGVADLTAYEDPDFWEAATSGYSAREVK